A DNA window from Zingiber officinale cultivar Zhangliang chromosome 3A, Zo_v1.1, whole genome shotgun sequence contains the following coding sequences:
- the LOC122050580 gene encoding uncharacterized protein LOC122050580: MAPKEGTGVTSFHLVYGNEAVVPVEVGVESNRIQHYDEVNAKRRLLELDFVDETHDKVVVRLTAYRQRMRQSYNRRVIPRSFQINDLVWKKVKSVGDVTKLEAPWVGPFKVVEKLHSGAYYLEDEDRRQLKRLK, translated from the exons ATGGCCCCTAAGGAAGGCACGGGTGTAACCTCGTTCCACCTCGTATATGGTAATGAGGCAGTCGTCCCGGTCGAAGTGGGAGTCGAGTCCAATCGAATACAACACTATGACGAAGTCAACGCCAAGCGGAGGCTTTTGGAGCTGGACTTCGTGGATGAGACGCATGACAAAGTAGTCGTTCGGCTGACGGCTTATAGGCAAAGGATGAGGCAGAGCTACAATCGACGAGTGATCCCGAGGTCGTTCCAGATCAACGACCTCGTGTGGAAAaaggtgaagtcggtcggcgatgtcACTAAACTAGAAGCTCCGTGGGTCGGACCATTCAAAGTCGTAGAGAAGCTTCACTCGGGCGCCTACTACCTAGAAGATGAAGACAGACGGCAACTAAAAC Gactgaaatga